AGCGCTGAAGCCAGCCAGATCAACATCAATTGTGTTCAGAACAAGGATAACTTTGCGGAGCTGGAGAGCCAGTTTATAAGCTCCCTGCAGCCGGGCTGGGAGTTCATCAAGCAAATTCCCGAAGTCACGTGCAGCAACATTTTGCCCAGCTTGGTGGTTAAGAGCAGGACTATTCAACTGCATCCGGATGGTGAAATGGGCGAGAAGTTTTACTCCATCGACGGCGAGGAGTACGATGCAAGACCCATTAAGGTATCTGTTGTTCCCAATGCTATTAAAGTTTTTTGTTGACATTTTAAACGtgtatattaattaaatcTTGATTAAATGGCGCTACTAGTATAGCATAACACATTCACAGCAAAAGTTAACCGCTATTTCTTCCCAAATCCAGAGCTGCGTATAATCATTCTCAAACTTCTCTGCGGTGATCAAAATCAATTTATCGTTTATTCGAATGCATGAGCCAGTTTTACGGCGCAGTACTTTTATTGTAAATGATTTTGGCTTGCAATTAAAGTGATCATACCAACATTTTCTGGCAATACACTCGATCGAACGGATATAGCGTGGAAAGTAATTTAAGCCTAAGTCAATCCAGTTGATCTTCGACGAGCACTCCCACGGCCGCTGCTTGAACCCATCGATTCTCGGATGTCCCACACGATCCATGAACGCGCTCCTCGTGCGCAGGCTCTTGCTCCTCGGTGGCTCCTTCTTCTCCACCAGCGCAAAGTGGTTGGTCTCCCAGGCGGGAAAGTGGCTAACTGAAATCGCGTCACTGTCCGCATAGAATGGCAGCTCGTACGACGAACGCTTGTAGCCCAGATGATAGCTCTTCTCCTCGGGCTCGCCCGGCGGATCGATGCTCATGTAGCGCGGATTGAATGCCTGTCCCAGAATTTTGGCCAGCGACTGCGTGGATAGCTCGGCGCAGTAATCGGCATCATCTTGAGCTGTCCCAACAACTGCCAACCAAGTGAGCACAATGGCCAGTTCACTTTGGGATTTCATAATTGGACACAGTAATCGCAGAAACATGGCTGGCTAAAAACAGGGCTACTACACCAGTAGTAGCAACTGATTTATCGTGATTACAGCAGTTATCGTTGCTCTCTACACTGTAACTTATTTCGGTACTAAAGTAATAACAGCCAATTCAATAAAAAGAATGATTTTAATTTCAGTGTCATTGCGAAagattataaattaaatttattcatatatataacTAAAACGCATTCTAAACTTTGgataaatttaaagtttttttttatattaaactATAAAAGATGGGTCTAAATATTTGAAGTCATAATAAAATTGTCATCATAAGGTAAGTTTCGCTACTCAAGTGGGCTTCAGTTTCTTCGACTATCAAACAAAATAGCCGAAAAAACAGCTCTGATGGCTTTATTCGAAAAATCCCATCTCTATATATTCGTACCGTAATgttttatcaaaacaatagAGAGTATATTGTACGTtgtaaaatatacatatattaaatcTGCATTACTTAAAATGATTCCTCGTATTACAACTACTGAGTGTATGCTAGTCCTTGGGTTCTGTGTAAAGTAAACGAATCGTACACGCGCTGCAGCTCCGACAGACGATACTCCTCCAGGCAAACGATTCCCTGGAGCGACGGAGACAACTTCAGCGCGCACGATAGGCAGTGGACCACGTGTCGTTTCTCCTGCTCCTTGATGAACAGCACATTGAAAACCTCAACCTGCAAAGGGTGCACACATGATTTAGTAAACAGCATTCAAATCACCTATGgaaacattatatatatattaataatactaCGCTAAATACCTCGCATTGTCCGCAGTAATGGGATGCTTCGTTCTTTCCGCGACCATTGAAACGTATTTCCACACCTTTCGATTTGACATACTCTTGTATGTGCAATACGTTTTTCAGCGTTTGCAGCAAACACATTCTGGAAATTGGatacaatatacatataatatctGCAAAAGGGATCGCTTTGATTTGCTAACTCACTTTATCAGCTCGAAAAGTTTGGTATCGGACACTTTGATGTTCCTTGCAAGGTTCCAGCTTAAATGCACCATCGGCACAATGCTTTTGAAGGCCTGCACTTTATTCCACTCATATCGCTCGATGGCAAGAGAATACTGACGGGCAGTCAAGGGTCCAACGTTCCACGCAATGTTGTTGCACCAACCGATCGACTGAACCCAATGGACGCATCTGAAAGTGGGTTTGATTGTTAATACATCATCTTTCCTTTTATATTCAGTGCTTACCCGGCATTCACCCAAACCAAGTCACCGGGTTTCTGTATAAATCTATAAACTGGTATATTCTCCTTGTATAAATCCTCCAGGACGGGCCACCACGAGCCGTGCAGATAGCTAATGTTGTTCTTCTCGCACAGATTGTGAACTCCGCCCCAGTAGGCATCGGGGACGGCAAACCATTCACAGTCGCCAGGACCGATGTTGATGTTGATTGAGCAGAAGTTGTTGTTCTCTTGGTGGCCAGGCGTCCTACTTCCGGGCACCTTCATGTACAGCTGAACGGTGTTCATGCCCAAAATGACGTGGCCCACGTGTGATAGCATATTGGCAGCGGATATAACTCGCGCAAAGGCTGGCAGTTTTTGTAGCTCTGTTAGTTGTGGTTTCCATTTCTTTTCATCGGAGAGGTCCACGTTGGTCCCGAACCTAAAAATGAGCAAAATAagcatttaatttaagttcaacTAGCTACTTATGCAGACGTAAATGGTTTGGAGCTACCAGTACCTTAACATTTTGCtgtttattttgtgttttttacGCTTGAGAACAATGTTCGAATTGGATACCGAGTCCTTTGAGTCTGAGTCCGACATTGCTTGCGAGCCGGGGAAACCTTTATCGCTTTCATCCTGCGGTAAAATAAGCTACACGATAAAGTAAACTGTATTCATGTTAAAGAGGAACCAAGCCAACGAACATTACCTTCAAGCTGTCTTGAAAACTGGATGCCTGATATTGGGCATATTTGGCTATGGTTGTGTGAGACCGATGGGAGATGCAGGCCCAGACGCGCTTACCCTGCGAAGTGTCCCAATTTTCATCGGGAGACTGGTGCACTTGGGTCCGAACCTCAACACTATGGTCCGGGTTGGCTTCCACCAACGTTTTGGTCGAAAAGAGACCGAGATCTAGCTTCAGAGCGCCCGCCAAGCCGCGAACAACGGCAATCGGATGTTTCAGGCAAAACTCCTGCAACTGGGGACTGAACGCGTTCTTCTTATTTTCTAAATGAACCGAGGGTGTGGGAGGCAGGAGTTGATCTCGCGTCAGTTTCTGCGGTGGGCAATCGGGCGGAGATGGCGGCGGCGCATTCACTTGCAAAATGGTGCAGTGCACGGGCGGTTCGTCGATCGGCAGCAGCTTAACAGCTGCCATCAACTGCTTCGAGTCCATTTGTATTTTGAACGTGGTGGAGAGGTCGGCGTTGTCACCGCCAATATAATCATGCCTCGAGTCCTCATTGTTACTGAGTGCATCGTGGCTCAAACGTTCGAGCTTGATGCTCTCATTCTGTTTATAAATATCATTCGAGATGTCGTCGAAGGTGTCAAGAACACTTTGCTCCGAACTTTTGTTGCTCTCCGGCATGGCGTTGAAGTTTCGCTGGTTTAAAGATTCCGAAATGTCTGTTTGGAATGTTAGAAAGTGATTTAATACTTTAAGATATATACTATTTCAATCGGTCACTCACTTATTAGATTTTGCGCAGAAGTCTGACTGTTGTTTTGTGTTACTTCTTGTTGGCCTGTGCCATCTTCCTTAATACGTTTCGAAGGTATGGGACTTTGGCTGAGTTGGCTATGCGGATAAGGTGGTGGCGGTCCCTGTACTGGACTTTGCTTTGTGACCTGTCTTGGTAGCATCTGCGCTGTTTGTTGTTGGCGAGAGTTCATTTCTAATGATATTGGCAGGTTCCAAGCTTCTTCGATTGAACACAGCTGGCGGCGCTTCGATGTAATACTTGGCAATGGTGCTTGACTGAGCTGGCCCTCCAGGAAAGTGATTCTCTGAGACAGGCCTTTCGACAGTCCAATTGTGTCCTTTTTCATACGTATTGCTTGTTTCTTTCGAATTAACGAAGACTtcttcaagtaaaacaaaggTGTTATGTATATAAAACAAGTACAGatgcatatatacatttaCCTGGAATGATATTTGTTTGGTTGCATTTAAGTAGCAAGCATAGGCATCTCGTAATTGACCACAGCTCTCATAAAGTATACCCAGGTTGGTCCACGCGGCCTTATGGTCTTTATCCAGTTGCACAGCACATATGTAGGCTTGAAGGGCATCCGTGGGTTGATTTTGTTGCTGATATAAGACGCTATAGGTGCATGTGTAGAATGAAAATAAGATAGGGGCCAAGCCAAAGACATTCATTGTTATTTTACCCGATTGAGCACCAAGTATCAGCATTCCCCTCACTTTTTTCCACCGAGTTGCGGTATGCTAGGAAAGCATCATGAACCTTATTGATGCCGGCGTAACACCTTCCTAGTAAATATAATGATTGTCCACTCTTTGGGTCAGCTTCGATTGATTTTTGTAGAAAATTTAATGCGTTCGCTTCACGTTCCTTTTTTTCGCCTAGGCATTCTACGCAATGGTACATCCATCCTTTAAGGATTCAGTAAAAAGTTTAGTCTTTAGcagctaaaaatataactttCTAGCTCACCTAATTGTCGATAAACATCTGCTTTGAGCTCCAAGGAGATGTTTTTCTCATTTAGAAGAAATTCGTAGCCATCCTTTGCCGCCTTGTGCTTGTTTTGAACTTCGTACAAATGCGCGATTTGAAATTTGACTGCAAAGTATTAATAATGAATTTAGTTGTTTTCATAAAGTTTAAGGCACGGGGTGAACGTactgcaaaatatttaaattttgaatgaATCATAGAAGTTTGGGTTCATCGTATTACTTGATGATTCAATGTATAAATACTTTTTGCATATATGTAAGTTGTTTATATATCAATAACAAGATAACATTTTAAGATAATAATAACTGAAGAACAGAAAAACCTTTTCAGATcacaattttaattatgcaTGAAACCTATAttcaaaaatgtaattattcGATAGATCTTACCCTGAAGTTCCGAAAAGGTCGAAGGATATGTATAAAGCAGCGCCAATTGTAAATGTTTTAGGGCAATATGGAACTCCCCGCAGTGTTTTAGCATAAGACCTAGACGCAAATGAACTTCATTTGCACATGTAAAATTGGGACTTAGGTATAAAAGCTCCTGAAACGATTTGATGGCCCTGGAAAAATATAGGAAATAAATTAATACTTATATTCGTTTCTGAATTATTTGTTATAACTTGaatgtattattttaaattattaaattttgttttaattttaattttaaattaaattgttagTAATTGTTTACAGTGAGCGGTGTTTACATAAGTGCATACATACTTATGTGCATGCAGTCACGTACACACATGCActcgtatgtacatacatacaaataacCATTTGAACAAACAAATTCAAGTAACATACTTAATTAAACTAGAACTCCGATGATTAGTGCACATCAGCAAACTTTAATGTTAATCTCCTAAAATGTGCCCGCAAAATGCAggttttgtttataaataacaaTAGAACTTGCAGCCGTCGTGTCGGCAGACATGTCTGCGTGCACTCAAAAAAACGAGACAGACCGTTTCATGGGTATTTATCAGATAGAAATGCACTGAGAATCATTGATTATTTGCGCCGGACGCGGTCTGCCTAAATGTTAGCTTTCGAAATTATTGGAATTAAACAAAGAACACATTTTAACCCCGCAATTCAACTAACGACCTTAAAGGGGGGCACTCATTGCATTTcgtacacagacacacgcacacacacgcaccgtgtacatacatacatgcatgtAACGagaatttatgtatttttataacaacgaattggcaaaaacaaacaaaggaATACAATGGAAACATTCTTTTTCATTTTAAGTTTTGGCAATATTTAATCGGGTAAACTAAATTGTTGTAAGTATTAATGTTTACAGCAtccatttgttttttttagaACCCAGACAACTGTAAAAAGATCCAAAACTAACCAGTAAACGCACTTTTTTTATTCGAAAAAATCTCGGCAgtcttaattttaattcgttgtgaattgtttacaaatatatatatactattagTGGCAGTGTTGTTTCGTGTAGAATCTATTTAGTAAACAATTTAATATCAATACAATAGGGATGTGACAGGCGCGATAGCGTGATTAAATGGGAACGATATGAAATCGAAACGTATACATCGATAAGAGCTATCGATTATTAGAATAGATAAATAAATGTGATTCCACTGGTCATGCATCTACGTTTCAACAATTCATATCGAATTCGCATTAAAtggattttaattattaaatatatcttaattgtttttaaacgtgATAAAGATATTTCTTAAATACAACACATATATTTAAGCagttaaaatattaaactCACCATTTAAAGCACCGAAGTTTAAAATAAGCAACGCCTATtccatacataaatgcatGATTTGTCCAGTAATTGTTTTCTCTGAATCGTAAATACTTCTGGTACGCTGATAAAGCTACAAAAGATAATAAGAATTCAGGATCTTTTATAATGGATTGAAGAGATATGTTATTTATGCGTCGTAAAAGCTACGCTGCAGTTTCGCAGATTCTAATGTTAAAGCTTGTCAGGCATTCGGCATTTTACAACTATGTTCCTGAGTTTGGAAACAATTGTTTCACCTGACGCATTATGTAAGGTAAAAGAATCAGATATTCACGTCTTCATGAGCACTATTTCGAAATAATTGAAGTACATTAAAATAAAGGAATGTGCCATgttcatattcatatatatgAATTTGTGAGGACTACAAGCATCCTATAGATGTTACTGGCACAATCTACAGATTGTATCTGGACAAGTGCATCTTGATGTTTACCTTCGGAGTATTCGCCAAGAAGAAGATGCAGGTGGCCAAGTTTGCAAAGAGCGTTAACGTAGTGCTCATCCTGGGGTTTTTCTTCAATGATGGGCACCTTTTCCTTGGCATCTTGCTCAAAAGGTTTGGTGTCGTCATTGATTTGGGACGATGTGTTTTCCATATGTTCACCTGCTTGAGTTGATGGCTCAAACTTTTGTATAGCATTTTTATTATCACTGATGTTCTTCGATTCGTGCGCCTGACCATTTGCAATGTAGTTTTGCAAGTTTGTGATGGTCTGCTGAACGAGATTCCTCAATTCCGCATTTTTCGAATTGGACAAATCCAAAAAGCCGTAGTATCGACTGAAAcgtaaatattattaaacaaGACTCGAGCGATTGGCATTAATCGTACCTATCCAGCTCGCGGATCAGGCAATCATCCTCGAAAGTTAGTTGCCCCATTTTTAAACCAACTGTTTTCAAAACTACTGGACTTCAGAAGCGTGGGCAATAATACAGCGTAGTTTTTAaaatctttttttatttatatttttagtttagAGGTGACACTAAAATATTCTTAGAGATGAGACAGGTTTCCATCGTCGACGTGTCACGCCTTTTTTGAAGTTAGTTTCTCACTGCGCAATCGATAGCGGAACTGGAACGGTTGGGAAATTGTGGTGAACTGTgaccaaataattttttattttgcgttAACTGATAACACTTTATTATACAACAAATCAATACAGATGCTATTTACAATTTATGTTTtacaaatttgaattttaatgcAGCACATTTGTTACTTTGCAGgttaaatatacatttaagcTATTGAAACTGATCTAATTAcagatcacaaaataaatggaaaaattagttaagaaaaatgaaaatttattgtGCGAGTTTTTGCTAGtagtaaattaaatatgaatatcCATGCACAAACTCCTTTGGCCTTAGAAATGCTTGCTCCGTTTTTTAGGAATTCTTTCTCACTTTCGATGTTTTCATTAACTGCAATATAAGCAAAATTTTAGGTAATTTTGaattaaaagtattttatttaaacaattaatGTAATATTTGAATATCATTAATAATGAATAAACTTACAAGGGTCCTCTGTGTTTAAAAAGTCTTCTGAGACGCTTTCCACGTTTATAGAATCTGAAAAGAATTGCTCGGTTAATAAGTAtagcaaaaggaaaataagTAGATTTTAGAACCATTTAAAAAAGCAATTTGAAAGTATAAAACAGTGGCTTTCATTTTCTTACCAGTTTCTGAATCCGCCAAATCTTCGACCTCAGTTTCAATGTCATCTTTaactgaaattaaatattcaaatttaagTATTTTAGATAATAAAACTTAGTAAATTCGACTTACTGGGGTTTGCTGGGTCTGGAAAATACACTGCATCAGGCTCAACGAATTCCTCAactgaaaaaatatttaaaaatgtactaattaattatatgtaatttGATAACAACGAAAAATCAAATTCCTAAGggaattaatatttatttgatttttgataaatgtgttaaGATAACCCTTCTTCCCAAAAGAAAAGCGTTATAAATTTAAGACCTTGAAATTCTGGCTAAAAGTGGTTCTTTTTAGCTTTATCAGAAAAATATTCTTATCAAAATGCAGTTAATCTTTCTCGGGAAAGCAGAGGAAAGTTTCTACGAAACTATTTGTTTCTCTTAATCCGCTAACGATAAACTACTTTtgacaacaaaataaatatagtaAATAACTTTCTGTTTACATTACCTATTTCTGCGATTTTTCTTTGACGATAAGGTAGAGATGCACTGTAGTTGTTGTTTTGAATGTCCGCAATCTCTGCATTCTGTATTATTGTATATATCCAACTTAAATATGGATTTAATTGCGTAAACCTATTTGGGCGCCGAACTTCAAGATTAGATTCCCGTTTATTTTTCGATGGCAAGCCATAGGAAATGATTCCAACTAAATTGCTTTCATGAATAACACCATAACCGGGATATATGTTTTCTCCATCCGAAATCTTCCAAATCTGTTGTagaaattttattatttattatcaaAATAGTTGTTCAAGTAAATATGTAAGTACTTACGTAAGATTCCACGCCCTCCTCCAATGGAGAATCGGTAAAATCATAGTCGGCGACTAAAACCCATTCAATATCGCTTCGCTCGGAAAGAGGAAGTTGCGTGCTGAGACTTAGGATAGCTATATCATTGTCCAACGATGAGAAATTAAACTGCGGATAGATGTCTATGCCACCAACGAGGTATATCAACTCGATCAAATCTTCGCCCTTAAAGGATACCGCCAACTCATCAGCTTTTAACAATTCTCTTCCATTTACGAAATCGTTATCACTCAATAAACACGATGCTGAAGTCAAAACCAGGCGACTCTGAATGATATTTCCATAGCAGTGACCGTCGATCAAATCTCCTAGAGTATTCCTTCTGCGCACAAGGACTTGGTACGAAGGACGAAAGTACTCATTTTGCACGAACGGAAAAAAGCACAAGATAATCAGAGCTAACGAAATCATAGTATCTTTGGCTACGCAGGCGGGAGAACCTTGACTGTCTTCACGGTTTCCTTACACGTTTAAGATAGTAAGCAACCTCGGATGCACAGATGCCGAGATATAGCTTATCtttttatataatttgctTAAGTACAGCGGAACCCGCATTCTTGGGTCTTAATTCGGCTGCGATAATTCAGCATAAACAGGTGTGCGAAATAAcactttttttatattaagtGTAACTGAGGAAGTAGTCAAAACATTACGCTCATTATGTGATAACAATTAGCACTAAGATTCCCAAATTTTTGGTATCTTATATCGCATGTTTTTACAGTTTCACTGTTGTTTGCCTGGCTTCataaaatgaatgaaaaatgTAAGAGGGCAGCTCACTAAGCACGGAAAATCGTTAACAGGGTGATCCGATTTgtaagcaaaatattttaaataattaaaaaaaaggtaataataaataatgtatGATCCTTGGCAAAAGATTTAAAACGACTCTTCTAACTCGTTTACTTAGCTTTAGATTATTTTTGTtaatcttttgttttaatgGAAGATATAAGAACAATTAATATAAGcagtaatatttattttcttgtttacaCAAGCTTAGActgcaatttgtttgcatGCAAACGCAGCCGACAGTGCAGAAAGCCCattatttatgttttcaaaTAAACGGGCGCAGAAATGTATAAATAAGTGGTAAATTTTATAACAAATAAGTGAAAAGAGCTGTCTGTTCCGACTGGGATGTACCCAGTGATTCATGAGTTCAAGGTAGTTCTAGATCAGCTCAATTTGTCTAATCTTTATGAAGAAACAGAAAGTAAACAATTGCAGTAACCTGGTTTACTAAAGAACCTTTCAAAAACTgttttaaaagaaaataaaacgtTTTTCTCCTCTGCTATTACAATACCTCaacaatattattaatatactcattaaataaaaagcaatTCATGCTCAATAGGTTGCCTAGTGTCGCAGTTAACTAATATACATCTTCAAGCTTAGATTTtgcaatattttaaaacaCTTGTATATAAAAGACTTATCTACTCCTCAAATTACAACTGTGGCGACATTTCTCGGCataaacttttataaataaacagGGGAATATTTACACGATCGCTTTTAATGGTTTGCAACAGTGCTCTTTAAATAACAAAAGGTTCAAATTTTATTAACTTGAATATCGAGTACAATAAAtcgtttaatttaaatgaaacccCTTTTCCTTGGTTGCTGTTAACAAGCGCTCCTTCATGATCTCTTCGGTTGGGTAGTCGGGAAGCTTTAAGTAGTGAACGCACGTGTTCACGGATGGATAGCTTCCAACGCCAGCATCTACCTTTCGGACAACTGTCAGTCGGGGATGAAGATTGGCCAGTCCGCCTGGTGGCAGGCTGCTGCAACCGGTTGTGAACTGGAGGAACGCCTTCCTCTCGTCTCCCGACATGCTCAACAAAACGTTAACAAAGCGTTGGAATCCGGGACTGAAATTAAgatcaattaattaattgtaaTAATTTGAAACACATCTGTATTTTTGTAAACTTACCTGTCTTTGTTGTAACCAAGTTTTGGTTCAGTGTATGAAATAATGTCTTCTCGGCTCCAATGGGGGAACTGCTCGCCACAAATCATCATTCGTGCCTCTGAGGGAGTAAAAGCGGCCAACTTTTTCAAAGGGAACACTTCGTTGAACCCATCACTGAAGGCCTTCATTTGCTGAGCGATTCCGTCCTGCAGGATGAAGTTCATCAGCAGTTCGCAGTACGCTTCCAGGTTGTCGATGGTGACGTTCACTGACGATCCATTCGGCAGCAGTTCGGCCTGGGTGTAACCATAGATCGAGGAACTCGGCAGATACGTGAACGTAAGGGCCAGGTCTTCCAAAGATACCTCCAAGCCATTTTGGGTTTGCAGCTTAAGCTCGTTGATAAGCTCATGTTTCTTCTCCGCGCTTAAAGTATCGTCAAACTCGATTGATTGCTTTCGCAACAATAGGTTTTGCATTTCCTGTAGGAATTGATAACGAGTGGGATCGATTTCTTTCAAGTTCTCCAATGACAGAATACCCCCGAATGCATTCGACTTGTTGGAATCAGTTCGCAGCAGTTTGGTGCAGGTTTCTACTATATCAGATTCTTCTGATACGACTGAAAGGTCGCCATTTCGTCTATCCGAAATGACTTTCTGGAGATTACGTGATAAAACTTTGTTGTGACAAAG
This genomic stretch from Drosophila mauritiana strain mau12 chromosome 2L, ASM438214v1, whole genome shotgun sequence harbors:
- the LOC117135224 gene encoding protein trunk, translating into MFLRLLCPIMKSQSELAIVLTWLAVVGTAQDDADYCAELSTQSLAKILGQAFNPRYMSIDPPGEPEEKSYHLGYKRSSYELPFYADSDAISVSHFPAWETNHFALVEKKEPPRSKSLRTRSAFMDRVGHPRIDGFKQRPWECSSKINWIDLGLNYFPRYIRSIECIARKCWYDHFNCKPKSFTIKVLRRKTGSCIRINDKLILITAEKFENDYTQLWIWEEIAVNFCCECVMLY